One part of the Coffea eugenioides isolate CCC68of chromosome 10, Ceug_1.0, whole genome shotgun sequence genome encodes these proteins:
- the LOC113748755 gene encoding putative late blight resistance protein homolog R1B-23, with the protein MVFPFFYDDALYYLEFAEEHWCLTNGLKNQMLILRQDLRFLRTYLLCMELLKKVSLISFSRSKPLISSIEAASSEAAQCLYKALSVTRTIQGLASAVSFIANKVKCFEPNIQQDYTLLLNQHSWDSSSSNYSSLHPARLTDLCDFVINNLDDLLESKNLILSLKKQMEVLVKKLKFLKNLISDTSWRDDARQVMGSFMQYVPSVTKVAACLSYLCWVGETNYRYKAREVEIKLSDLLQKFKTDTAELIEMHVTLLSASAKEKSGDGKREALNFVNFLMENSVSFMNDQNVIIFEEMVFLMEFVIKPQTYPITRDYYQISADIKATAKEVGCFEYNFLVNKATEDQLRDMNRMFASLLEKMKLIKAEIFLIQLQDSQESFIATSKDRMIGLHQSLGFLRSFLSDPLEKEKEDIKQLSKDAATMAREITALIHLMHEKKVTKETVREVNLEIFLLLEKIKLIEGESYLMRLKDQKAEFIAPINDQILTLHEGLKYFREFLMDPSKMEEDTEDGKLFLKHFEAVTKESSSFILSFWSDENANEAIDEANFQLLKLLDKINLVKAEIFLAELQSHDASWMIDMKDPVQTLQKVQEGVRFLRIVLLESPKEFKEFGEQIWMKLEALTKEATCLVFLLGDNLTKEDMSKEMNRSLSDLIDKIVLLKAEIGQSYLQIPQPYPKTDDLGFLSSFLGNLRELLDCNAISIASAKHQLDMVYMDLDFLISFLIKSVKQHHDHEELKVLRTRITKIAYELEYAVDSFVVGDGPLCIRMLWLSAVIEEIKLLKANMIEISDEKRFDSEADRGAKTSSEAQSQASSPTVDEVVIGFEDAERGVVDRLTRGTMERDIIPIVGMAGLGKTTLAKEVFNNPTVTSHFYVRAWCCISQVYNKRQLLLDILSQISETTDQIQKKDAEDVALELRKRLKRRRYLIVMDDLWDIEAWNDLRDSFPNDNNGSRVLFTSRLEDVAFEAKSGCKPYFLHLLSSIQSWELLELKLFGKEGCPPSLQEVGMEIARKCDGLPLSVVVIAGLLATTEKTPLSWEQVSRNLSSHIVTDPQMGCLRVLELSYLHLPDYLKRCFLYFAAFPEDHEIPVSKLSRLWIAEGFLQETGVKRLEDAAEDCLLDLIHRSLVIVAKTRSDGRVRSCRIHDLLRELCQRKAQEENFFQLVHGYDEHFATTPDGKVHNLADSFSTIPPKYKQRRLCICSKREHFTMLRPCGPRVHSLLFLAYNDWFPRQPYDISFISKNFKLLRVLDLESINMGSSFPTGLELLVQLRYLALRGAVNSVPTSIAKLRKLETFLLKGLSGEVEIPDAFWEMESLRHVHINDRAAFILDDNKLETRCVLGNLDTLSTPVLRPGRATEKIMRRLPKLRKLRCIFMESWNFPVLDALTSLESLKIFYHGRVAYPCKFSFPANLKKLTLSKFRLPWTEISTIGRLPNLQSLKLLFKAFEGREWEPKKGEFQNLKYLKLDKLDIAQWKASNDHFPSLEQLVLQRCTQLEEVPLSFGEIPTIQIIEVHWCAEAAAVSVKKIEEEQRDSGNEELKVLISGLEI; encoded by the exons ATGGTCTTTCCTTTCTTCTATGATGATGCCCTGTACTATTTGGAGTTTGCAGAGGAACACTGGTGTTTGACTAATGGTTTGAAGAATCAAATGCTGATCCTTAGACAGGATCTGAGATTTCTGAGGACGTATCTGTTATGCATGGAGTTGTTGAAGAAGGTTTCTCTTATCAGTTTTAGCAGATCAAAGCCGCTTATTTCCAGCATAGAAGCTGCCTCCTCCGAGGCAGCCCAGTGCCTTTACAAAGCTCTTTCAGTTACGAGAACAATCCAGGGTCTTGCCAGTGCGGTTTCTTTTATAGCAAATAAGGTCAAGTGTTTTGAGCCAAATATACAGCAAGATTACACATTATTGTTGAATCAGCATTCATGGGATTCATCATCATCCAACTACTCATCATTGCATCCCGCACGCCTTAcggatttgtgtgattttgTCATAAATAACTTAGATGATCTTCTTGAGTCGAAAAATCTGATCTTGTCATTGAAGAAGCAAATGGAAGTTCTTGTAAAGAAGCTCAAGTTTCTTAAGAATCTCATATCTGATACTTCTTGGAGAGATGATGCAAGGCAGGTAATGGGATCTTTTATGCAGTATGTTCCGTCTGTGACCAAGGTAGCAGCATGTTTGTCCTATCTGTGTTGGGTTGGTGAAACGAATTATAGATACAAAGCACGTGAAGTGGAGATTAAGCTTTCTGATCTGCTACAGAAGTTTAAGACTGATACTGCAGAGCTCATTGAGATGCATGTTACGCTTCTCAGCGCTTCGGCAAAGGAAAAATCGGGTGATGGTAAAAGAGAAGCTCTGaattttgtcaatttcctcATGGAAAACTCAGTCAGCTTCATGAATGACCAAAATGTTATCATCTTTGAAGAGATGGTTTTCCTGATGGAGTTTGTGATCAAGCCCCAAACTTATCCGATCACAAGAGATTATTACCAAATATCAGCAGATATTAAAGCAACGGCCAAGGAGGTAGGATGTTTCGAGTACAATTTTCTTGTCAACAAAGCAACAGAGGACCAACTGAGGGATATGAATCGTATGTTTGCTAGCTTGCTGGAAAAGATGAAGCTGATCAAAGCAGAGATATTTCTGATACAGCTACAGGACTCTCAGGAAAGTTTCATTGCAACTTCGAAGGATAGAATGATAGGCCTTCACCAGAGTCTGGGATTCCTGAGATCGTTCCTCAGTGATCCACTTGAGAAGGAGAAGGAGGATATAAAGCAGCTCAGTAAAGATGCAGCAACAATGGCTCGTGAGATTACGGCCCTCATTCACTTGATGCACGAAAAGAAGGTGACCAAAGAGACGGTAAGGGAAGTgaatcttgaaatttttttgctGCTGGAAAAGATAAAGCTCATTGAGGGAGAGTCATATTTGATGAGGCTAAAAGACCAAAAGGCTGAATTCATAGCCCCTATTAATGATCAAATTCTAACCCTTCATGAGGGGCTTAAATATTTTAGAGAATTTCTCATGGATCCCTCAAAAATGGAGGAAGATACGGAGGATGGAAAATTATTCTTGAAACATTTTGAAGCTGTGACTAAAGAGTCATCTTCCTTCATACTCTCATTTTGGTCCGATGAAAATGCAAATGAGGCAATTGATGAAGCCAATTTTCAGTTGCTCAAGTTACTCGACAAGATTAATCTTGTCAAGGCAGAGATCTTTTTAGCAGAACTACAAAGCCACGATGCTAGCTGGATGATCGATATGAAGGATCCGGTTCAAACTCTTCAAAAGGTTCAAGAGGGGGTAAGATTTCTCAGGATCGTTCTCTTGGAGTCTCCTAAGGAGTTCAAGGAATTTGGCGAACAGATCTGGATGAAACTCGAAGCTCTGACCAAGGAAGCCACATGTCTAGTTTTCTTGCTCGGTGATAATTTAACGAAAGAAGACATGTCCAAGGAAATGAACCGTTCGCTTTCTGATTTGATAGATAAAATAGTGCTTTTGAAGGCTGAGATCGGGCAAAGTTATCTCCAAATTCCGCAGCCATATCCCAAGACTGATGATCTTGGCTTTCTAAGCTCGTTCTTGGGAAATCTGAGGGAGCTACTTGACTGCAATGCTATTTCAATTGCTTCTGCAAAGCATCAGCTTGACATGGTATATATGGACTTGGACTTCCTCATATCTTTCCTCATAAAAAGTGTAAAGCAACATCATGACCATGAGGAACTGAAAGTTCTTCGGACTAGAATTACAAAAATTGCATATGAACTAGAATATGCTGTTGACTCCTTTGTGGTTGGAGATGGCCCCCTATGCATTCGTATGCTATGGCTTTCTGCTGTCATAGAAGAGATTAAACTTTTAAAAGCAAACATGATTGAGATTTCTGACGAGAAAAGGTTTGACTCTGAAGCGGATAGAGGTGCCAAGACCTCCAGTGAGGCACAATCACAAGCTAGTAGCCCAACAGTTGATGAGGTTGTGATAGGTTTCGAAGATGCAGAAAGGGGGGTTGTCGATCGACTAACAAGAGGAACAATGGAAAGGGATATCATCCCAATTGTAGGCATGGCTGGGCTTGGCAAGACAACTCTGGCCAAGGAAGTGTTCAATAACCCTACTGTTACCAGCCACTTCTATGTTCGTGCATGGTGCTGCATCTCTCAAGTATATAACAAGAGACAGTTACTACTTGATATCTTGAGCCAAATCAGTGAGACCACTGACCAAATCCAGAAAAAGGATGCCGAAGATGTGGCCCTAGAATTGCGCAAAAGGCTAAAGAGGAGAAGATATCTCATCGTCATGGATGATTTGTGGGATATCGAAGCATGGAACGACTTGAGAGATTCATTTCCCAATGATAACAATGGAAGTAGAGTTTTGTTTACCAGCCGATTGGAAGATGTAGCTTTTGAAGCTAAGTCAGGTTGCAAACCTTACTTCCTTCATCTACTTTCTAGCATTCAAAGTTGGGAGTTATTGGAATTAAAGTTGTTTGGAAAAGAAGGTTGTCCTCCATCGCTGCAGGAAGTCGGGATGGAAATTGCACGGAAGTGTGACGGACTACCTCTGTCAGTTGTTGTGATAGCGGGTTTGCTTGCAACAACAGAAAAGACACCTCTTAGTTGGGAACAAGTTTCGAGAAATTTGAGCTCTCACATTGTTACGGATCCACAAATGGGGTGCCTGCGTGTACTGGAGTTGAGTTACCTGCACTTGCCAGATTATTTGAAGAGATGCTTTCTTTACTTTGCAGCCTTTCCGGAGGACCATGAGATTCCAGTATCAAAGTTGTCAAGGCTATGGATTGCAGAAGGGTTTTTGCAAGAAACTGGTGTTAAGAGATTGGAGGATGCTGCAGAGGACTGCTTACTAGATTTGATACATAGAAGCCTAGTTATCGTGGCCAAAACAAGATCAGACGGTAGGGTGAGATCATGCCGCATTCATGATCTACTGCGGGAGCTATGCCAGAGAAAAGCTCAAGAGGAGAACTTTTTCCAGCTTGTCCACGGGTATGATGAACATTTCGCCACTACTCCTGATGGTAAAGTTCACAACCTCGCTGATTCTTTTTCCACAATTCCTCCGAAATACAAACAACGTCGGCTGTGCATTTGTTCCAAAAGGGAGCATTTTACCATGTTGAGGCCTTGTGGTCCTCGTGTACATAGTCTACTATTTCTGGCCTATAATGATTGGTTCCCAAGGCAACCTTATgacatttcattcatttctaAAAACTTTAAACTTCTAAGAGTGCTGGATTTGGAGAGCATCAACATGGGTAGTTCTTTTCCCACTGGACTGGAACTACTTGTTCAGTTGAGATACTTAGCTCTCAGAGGAGCTGTAAATTCTGTTCCAACATCAATAGCTAAGCTCAGGAAGTTAGAAACTTTTCTTCTGAAGGGACTATCTGGCGAAGTTGAAATTCCGGACGCATTTTGGGAAATGGAAAGCTTAAGGCATGTCCACATAAATGACCGTGCTGCATTCATTTTGGATGACAATAAGCTTGAAACCCGATGTGTATTGGGCAATCTGGATACCCTTTCTACACCAGTTCTTCGTCCTGGCAGAGCTACAGAGAAAATAATGAGAAGGCTACCTAAACTTCGGAAACTAAGATGCATTTTTATGGAGTCATGGAATTTTCCGGTGCTGGATGCTCTGACTTCCCTCGAGTCACTCAAGATATTTTATCATGGTAGAGTTGCTTATCCTTGTAAATTTAGCTTCCCTGCAAATCTCAAGAAGTTGACACTGTCAAAGTTTCGCCTACCATGGACTGAAATATCAACAATCGGGAGACTACCAAACCTTCAGAGTTTGAAATTACTCTTTAAAGCTTTTGAGGGACGGGAATGGGAACCAAAAAAAGGAGAATTCCAGAATCTCAAATACCTGAAATTGGACAAGCTGGACATTGCTCAGTGGAAAGCTTCCAATGATCACTTTCCCTCCCTTGAGCAGCTAGTCTTGCAAAGATGTACGCAGCTTGAGGAGGTGCCATTAAGTTTTGGGGAGATCCCCACAATACAGATAATTGAG gtGCATTGGTGTGCCGAAGCTGCTGCTGTTTCTGTCAAGAAAATCGAGGAAGAACAAAGGGACTCCGGAAATGAGGAGCTCAAGGTCCTTATTTCCGGACTGGAGATATAG
- the LOC113750883 gene encoding floral homeotic protein PMADS 2-like — translation MGRGKIEIKRIENSNNRQVTYSKRRTGIMKKAKEITVLCDAKVSLIIFGTSGKMHEYISPSTNLVEMLDAYQRSTGKKLWDAKHENLSNEIDRVKKENDSMQIELRHLKGEDITSLNYKELMILEDALENGLAGLREKQSEIIKMIRKTGEMLEDENKQLQYIWHQQEMANMKGAIGERDDVYQRVRDYPSQMPFAFRVQPMQPNLHERI, via the exons atggGGAGAGGTAAGATTGAGATCAAGAGGATTGAGAACTCAAACAACAGGCAGGTGACTTACTCAAAGAGAAGAACTGGGATCATGAAGAAGGCTAAGGAGATCACAGTTCTTTGTGATGCTAAGGTTTCCCTCATCATCTTCGGTACTTCTGGAAAGATGCATGAATATATAAGTCCTTCAACAAA TTTGGTTGAAATGTTGGATGCTTACCAGAGGTCTACTGGAAAGAAGCTGTGGGATGCTAAGCATGAG AATTTAAGCAATGAAATTGATAGAGTTAAGAAAGAGAATGACAGCATGCAGATTGAGCTCAG GCACCTAAAGGGGGAAGACATCACATCTTTGAATTACAAAGAACTCATGATTTTAGAAGATGCCCTAGAAAATGGGCTTGCAGGTTTACGCGAGAAACAG AGTGAGATCATCAAGATGATCAGGAAAACT GGGGAAATGCTGGAGGACGAGAATAAACAGCTTCAATACATATGG CACCAACAAGAGATGGCAAATATGAAGGGTGCTATTGGTGAGAGGGATGATGTTTATCAAAGGGTCAGAGACTACCCATCCCAGATGCCTTTTGCCTTCCGGGTGCAGCCAATGCAGCCAAATCTTCATGAGAGGATTTAG